From the Schistocerca piceifrons isolate TAMUIC-IGC-003096 chromosome 2, iqSchPice1.1, whole genome shotgun sequence genome, the window GATAGTTGTATCCGCATATTACGAAAATATTCCGTTTAAGTGACACATTACATCAAAAATCTCTCCGAAACGCATCATTTTTTGTATGCCTTGCTGTGCTCAATGTGTGAATATAAGACTATGTTGGATAAAGGTGCTATAGGTCTTGGtattatttagtagttgattatCGAAAGGAAATACGAGACGGTCTGCAAACTTCTTTAGAGAAATTTAGTGTTGAACATGACGCAGTTATCTTCTGAACCCATAAAATAGTGCATAGTCAGGTTATGAACTTTCATTCTTGTAACAACAGAAACATAGCTACAGCCTCCAATTGAAATGTCAGTATCTTTACACCTCTTTCATAAATATTACAGACGAAATAGGGTTGATATCAACATTGAGCCACTTAATATGAGGGTCCACAATAATATTTTAGAAGTCATACGCATCCTAACATGAATGTTACACATACACTGTCAATACCTCCATATATTTTTCGTAAATAATACAGAtaatttagatgtagaaattaaaaGAGCCCACACATGTGTTTTAGGTGTCAAGTATATCTTATCCTGTAAGTTAGTCAGTACTGTCAACGTCTATGACAACTAATACAGACAACACACACATGGAAATAGCATTGTGAGATTTAACTTTAGAGTCCATTGTGTCTTGCATCAAATGTAGAAATATCAAGCTTTAATTGTCCTCAGGTGCAGAACACATAAGAATATGGCAGTGCCATTATACATCCCAATTGGCAGTTTCATTTTAATATCCTCTAAAATAGTGGGATGGAACTCAGAGATATAAATgttgcatgtgcatgtgcatgtgcatgtgcatgtgcgtgtgtgtgtgtgtgtgttggcgtgtGGGTTTACTCTGCTGACAAAGTAATGGGCAGGAAATTACTGTACTGTAACTGCAGGGGAGAGGAAGGGTGAGCGAAATAGGAGAGGGCTTAGAAGAGGAGACATGGGACTGCTGACAGGGTGTGGCTTAGGAGAGAGGTGGGACAAAACTATGTCATTTGTTTGCCCCTGTCACTGTACAGAAGCAACCTAAAGTTCAGATACCAATTTCTGACCATTAACACTGTTCCCCTCCTATTCTCATCTCTTTGGGTTTCTTCAGACACTTTAATCTGCAAATAATTCATTGAAAGAATTGTATGTCAGACTAGCCATTCATTAACCTCATTCAACCAacgtaaaatacacacacacaagtcGTCTGTTACCACTGTCATTAGGGTCTGATAAACTCCCAAGCCTTCGATTTCGACTTCTCTGCAACGTCCTTGCACTAGTGCTAATTGCATAGCTGACCTCATTTTCTAACTTTGCTGAGTACCACCTAACTTTATTTCCGGAAAAGAATAGTTACTTATCTGTAAATACTGTATCCAACAAGAGGCTACCTAAACACTACTACATGGAAAAAAACTATAATCGAATTTTAAATAGCGTAGTAGAAAGTCAAAGACACACAAGTTTGCCTGATATAACTAAATACTACAGTCAcaggagagtaaaaaaaaaaataactgatgtATGTCTTACAATTTTTGGTGCAATCGTCCAGAACGCATGGTACTGATCCAAGGTAGTGAGAAACTCTACAAATAAGATCAAAACCTTATTTTCATGCATACTACAAATTTAAGAGCCCTGCCACATTTTTATATCTGTATGTGAAGGCTCATCTCACGAATTACTTtagagattttgatatggttttcaccaACAGGTAGACTAAGTCGCGAGgtaggtttgtgtgtataatttattactGCTGCACCAAACAAATCGTCCAGGTGTAAGCAACTAGTGCTACCTGCTTGCAGGCGAGATGGGTCGCTAGTTAGATATAAATACATGGCGTTTATTAGTGGATCTGGTTGAACAACATCATTTGAGATTTAAAGAGTTTAAAACCCCACAAAACTGGATTTTAAATGGATAGCATTATCAAAAAAGTCTTAATGGTCTTTCAGAGATGCTGCTTTTAAGGGAATTAATTGCCAGGCATATGAGAATAAAATTATGCCTGACACTTTTAGACAGACTAAAAGTTACAGATATCTAGAACACAATTTTGCAAAATACAACCGTTAGTTGCATGTGAGTGCTCTAAAAATCTAGTTTTGGGCACCGGACGGAGACGTAGTTATGTGCCACTCGAGCAAACAATCAGTCGAATATTAGTCAGCTCCTAGATAATACTACAATGGGAAGTTTCTTTCTTGCACTTTTGCTACTGTATATGCCTATATCCAATACGTTAATGAACaatgacaaatttttaaattttgtttcacgaAATGATATCACCTAAGTATTAATGACCAAGAGGGAttcttgatgaaacacaaaaatatcttTCGATCCATGCACAAGGTACCACGTTATCTCTAATCTGCAAAACAGCTACACCAGCATCGACGCCAACTGTCACTCTCTCGTTGATGACTGCACTATCAGTTTACAAACTACATATGCAAAACGTATCTACaaactattttttaaatttactcttCTCACATATGATAAGAGCTGATCGTTGTATCTCAGTCTGTTGGACCCAATGCCTTTATATTTATGGTTCAAGTATGTGTAAAATATAAAACAGAACAGAAAGAACTATTCCCTAAATTTTTTACAATGTATCCGCACCTTTACCACTAAATATCATTTACTTACATTTGATTTATAGTTGTTGGTTCTCCTAAAATTCATATTCAGTACCCTGCTATTATCAGAAACTAGTTGCAGGTTTACAACAAATCGTGAGTAAATTAGTGCAACACTATCCCAAACTATGTACTAGTATTTAAAACACAGAGGATAAGGGCAAACATTTAATGGCAGAATGAAATTGCCTAAGTTTCATGAAACACGCTTGTTCCTGAGAAAAATCTCTGACTGTACTACATTACTTACACTGTCGAACCAATATGTGCTATACTGCGGTACTAGAAAGAGGTAATTCTAACTAAACTAAAGAAAGGAATGAAGGTACCTACTGTCTCTTTACGAAGGGTGTGACATCGTCTCAAATACGATCATGAATTTTGTTGTAGTAAAAAGTGCAATGATGagcaaaaaactaattattaaCTGGAATGATTATGTTATGACGATTTACAGGTAAAACTGAGGTGCCCAACATTTGGCCATTCGTGACAGCTGTATGCTATCGTACTACTTACCGTCTTCTTGCACAGGAACAGGCCGTCATAAAACAAGGGCACAATTATTCGTTTTGTCAGCTCTTAGCTTTAGTTGTGTGATATGAAGATCGTGGGTGAGAACCATATATTATAgtattaaaataaatgaaatgggTGTTTCCAAGACCCTCGGGGAAATGAAAAGTCTTTCATGAAGAGTGAtactttttaaaattgtaattcaaGTTTTTAATACATGTTTTTGTGTGCTTCTCTGTGTGAATATATCCAGTAGAATTTGCAGTTTAATCCTGCAATGACTGTCGCTTATTGAACATTtagaaatcattaaaaaattatCGAAGTGGCAGCTCAGTTGTGGGTGCTCATCGTTTGTTCACCAGAGAACTGGGTCGCCATCGGACTTTGACCAGGCTTGAGCGGAATTTCACGCACATGACCAGAAGACACCAAGAATACAATGAAACGTGCAAAGTGAGTCCAATAGCGCAGCAGCAGCACTCAGTATTGAGAAAGAGCTGAATGTTAGAGTTTCGAGATAATGTCAAGGGTTGCGACTATCTGACACATCAACCTTACGAATCCTGCTAAAGGATTTGGGACTGCATCCAAAAAAAGTTGTAGTGACTGGAGAACTGAAGTCAGACAATCACAGACTGCGTAGTGATTTCGCTGATTGGGCCGTACAGCTGTTATAAGGTAATCCTGAATTTTTTATTTCAGGTTAAAACAAAGTCCGGGTCTATACTGACAAGCCACAAACATTGTGACATTTGGAGGTGAGCATATATCAGGTTCTCGCAGACATAGTGCCACTATTACAGGACAGAGTGATTAACAATTTCACAACGTCGTGTGTGCCAGTGTGTGAACAGCTTAACGATATTTTGTTCAAAACATAACTGCAATGTCTAAGCTTCAAAATAAAGCACAATTTCATTTGACAAGTTGTGTAGTTTAATTTTTAGCGGATTTAGAAATTATCACTATTAAAGAGATAACATTTACTCATTTTTTGGTTTTACACTTTCCAGCTAAGTTCTGAAGCTTGTGCCTTCCTTATTAATTGCTGTTCGTTACTACACTTATAATCGGCGACATATAATTTGATGCACACTGctgaatgtgttgaatttcttattATTATCACTTGAGAAATATAATTTTGAGAAAACTAGTCTACCTTTTTCTGCCGTGGGTGCAGAAAATACTACATGACAATTACTCATTGATAGTTTCATGTACGTAAACATAGTATATCAGTACAACTGGACTTTTCCAGAACTACAGTTTAGCCAACACACTAACAAGCTACACTACACAATATAAGATCTCTCCTAGCAGGCATAGGCCAAGTACATGATTACTGAATTGGTTTCCTTATTAGTGCATTAAGAGATGTGCGTTAGATACAAGACGATTCATTGCTCAACAAGCGCAAACCATGAGGGAAACTCTTTCTGTAGTCAGAAGTTTAAATGGACCAACATCCAAAGAGAGATTTTTTCCTTCTTTGTCTCTCAAAAGAACAACGGCCTAACATTACGCCCTCGATGGCTCGATGCCAAACTGGGTCAGGATGACTATGTGGGTGATGACGGTTGCCAAGGTGGAGATGACCAAGCTCCTGTGGATGTGGAAGAAGCCGCCAGCGGTGAAGTTCAGAGGTGGCCCCCTCCGAACCTCATGCAGGAAGGCCTCTGCTTCTGGTAGCGGCGTCCCACACAGAGCGAACGCCGTTGCTGCCCTGTGCAGCAGGACTCCCGTCCGGCGTTCCTCGTCGCACGCGGCGGCGCAGCACATGGACACCGCCACCAGCTTCACTCCGTGGTAGGCCAGCCACAGGGAAGAGCCGAGCAGGGAATGACTCAGGACACCCGTGTTTATACCGACGTCCTCTACCAGCAGTGCAATTATTTCGTACGAGCTGTAGATGACGCCGAAGAAAGCACCGGCCACCATTGACGTCGCAGCAGGACCGTAATGTTGCTGTAGCGTTTCTGCCGCACGGTGGAGAACAGCGTACGCTGCGCGGAGGTCGTTTATGTTTGCATCTCGTGATCTCTGAGACAGCTCAGGTTCGTAGAGGAGGATGTCTGTAAGGCAGTCATTTTCACACCCTGCTGTTCCAGTATTTGGACAAATTGTCAAGACGAGCTGCCTATTCAATTCTCTGTAGCGCAATAGTAGTTCCATCACCAACAACGTAAAGTGTGGAGAGACAAGTGTGCAAATGACAGTGTAGGTGAGGTAAGTCATGTACCACAAAACACGATCTTGCTCTGTAATATTGTCATACACTTTGATAACTGTCGCAGTTAAAATAACAAGTG encodes:
- the LOC124775593 gene encoding putative gustatory receptor 2a; the encoded protein is MSMGVRLMQWSEYIVLFGRSAFGKLGNIRIYLHRLKYVDQCLQLENRDRGQAIGGVIFVSMVSTLVILTATVIKVYDNITEQDRVLWYMTYLTYTVICTLVSPHFTLLVMELLLRYRELNRQLVLTICPNTGTAGCENDCLTDILLYEPELSQRSRDANINDLRAAYAVLHRAAETLQQHYGPAATSMVAGAFFGVIYSSYEIIALLVEDVGINTGVLSHSLLGSSLWLAYHGVKLVAVSMCCAAACDEERRTGVLLHRAATAFALCGTPLPEAEAFLHEVRRGPPLNFTAGGFFHIHRSLVISTLATVITHIVILTQFGIEPSRA